In one Flavobacteriales bacterium genomic region, the following are encoded:
- the secDF gene encoding protein translocase subunit SecDF, whose translation MQNRGALWIFTVLLALACAYQLSFSYFTSRLEGKARAAAELQADSVLATPDGASQDRGSLVLDFENAYLRAHAEERVYPVLGYTYRECKEKEINLGLDLKGGMAVTLEVSIPELIENLSENSSDPAFTTALANARKRQLTDNLDFVTLFGQEYAKIENRPPLSAIFYSPDRQGMFDREGSDDDYLDALRREADAALSNTERILRTRIDKFGVSQPGIQKQAFSGRISIELPGVKDKERVRKVLQSTANLEFWETHDNTEIGPLLSGVNEPLSKLLYPELAASDTAAADTLAAAADTLATDTAAMAADTTGADTLAADTSSAPVDSAALRADQEKRAPLASKLELIIGQRGWMRGPVVGRANVKDVEAVNKLLAMAPVQSALPRDVRLAWAAKPMDVTFTNGESGQILDLYALKVPMDGKPKLDGSAITSASQDFDFKGEVEVRMSMNPEGAQTWKVMTGDNVGKFIAIVLDGQVYSAPEVRGEIAGGQSQISMGSGNLNEQIQEAEDLANILKAGALPAPARIIDETVVGPSLGQENVSTGLFSFLVALLLVMVYMALYYARAGWVADLALVVNLFVLIGSLASLQAALTLPGIAGIVLTMGMAVDANVLIYERIREELRHGKMLKSAVDLGYKGALSAIVDGNVTTLIIAVILLIFGSGPIQGFAVTLGLGILTSLFTALLLSRMIITYRLEKGKPFTVWMGWSKDIFVNAKYDFMGKRKVFYAISGTLIAIGIGSMAVNGFNWGVDFSGGRTYVVKFEGDVDVEKVRAALDDRFIGEDGVKSTPNVKTYGSDRQLKITTNFLINQPDTAADSRVESSLREGLAAVGTGYEITESRKVDPTISDDIKTGAITSLTIALALIFLYIAVRFRNWQFGLGGVLSLAHDALIVLGIYSLLYKVMPFSLEIDEAFIAAILTVIGYSINDTVIVYDRIREYLRDHKREAYPVVINKAINSTLGRTMNTSLTTLLVLVIIFIFGGVAIKGFVFALLVGIGVGTYSSIFVASSIVTDLLKGKDPAREA comes from the coding sequence ATGCAGAATAGAGGCGCGCTCTGGATCTTCACCGTCCTGTTGGCGCTCGCGTGCGCGTATCAGCTCTCCTTCTCCTATTTCACCTCCCGCTTGGAAGGCAAGGCCCGCGCCGCCGCTGAGCTCCAGGCCGATTCCGTGCTGGCCACGCCCGACGGCGCAAGCCAGGACCGCGGGAGCCTGGTGCTCGACTTCGAGAATGCCTACCTGCGCGCCCACGCCGAGGAGCGGGTCTATCCGGTGCTGGGCTACACCTACCGCGAGTGCAAGGAGAAGGAGATCAACCTGGGCCTTGACCTGAAGGGCGGGATGGCCGTGACCCTCGAGGTGAGCATCCCCGAGCTGATCGAGAACCTGAGCGAGAACAGCAGCGACCCGGCCTTCACCACCGCCTTGGCCAACGCCCGCAAGCGCCAGCTCACCGACAACCTGGACTTCGTGACCCTCTTCGGTCAGGAGTACGCCAAGATCGAGAACCGCCCGCCGCTCTCGGCCATATTCTATTCGCCCGACCGCCAGGGCATGTTCGATCGCGAGGGCAGCGACGATGACTACCTCGATGCGCTCCGCCGGGAGGCCGATGCCGCCCTCTCGAACACCGAGCGCATCCTGCGGACCCGTATCGACAAGTTCGGCGTGTCGCAGCCCGGCATCCAGAAGCAGGCCTTCAGCGGCCGCATCAGCATCGAGCTGCCCGGCGTGAAGGACAAGGAGCGTGTGCGCAAGGTGCTCCAGAGCACCGCCAACCTGGAGTTCTGGGAGACGCACGACAACACGGAGATCGGCCCCCTGCTCAGCGGCGTCAATGAGCCGCTGAGCAAGCTGCTCTACCCGGAGCTGGCTGCGTCCGATACGGCGGCGGCCGACACCCTGGCCGCTGCCGCCGACACGTTGGCGACCGATACGGCGGCGATGGCGGCGGATACCACCGGTGCTGATACGCTCGCGGCCGATACCAGTTCCGCCCCGGTGGACTCGGCCGCCCTCCGCGCTGACCAGGAGAAGCGCGCGCCCCTGGCCTCGAAGCTTGAGCTGATCATCGGCCAGCGCGGCTGGATGCGCGGCCCTGTGGTGGGCCGGGCCAACGTGAAGGATGTGGAGGCCGTGAACAAGCTGCTGGCCATGGCCCCGGTGCAGTCGGCCCTGCCGCGCGACGTGCGCCTGGCGTGGGCCGCGAAGCCCATGGATGTGACCTTCACCAATGGCGAGAGCGGCCAGATCCTGGACCTCTACGCGCTGAAGGTTCCGATGGACGGCAAGCCCAAGCTGGATGGCAGCGCCATCACCAGCGCCTCGCAGGACTTCGACTTCAAGGGCGAGGTGGAGGTGCGCATGAGCATGAACCCCGAGGGCGCCCAGACCTGGAAGGTGATGACGGGCGACAACGTGGGCAAGTTCATCGCCATCGTGCTGGACGGCCAGGTGTACAGCGCCCCCGAGGTGCGCGGCGAGATCGCCGGCGGCCAGTCGCAGATCTCCATGGGCTCGGGCAACCTCAACGAGCAGATCCAGGAGGCCGAGGACCTCGCGAACATCCTGAAGGCCGGTGCCCTGCCCGCCCCGGCGCGCATCATCGATGAGACGGTGGTAGGCCCCTCACTGGGCCAGGAGAACGTGAGCACGGGCCTGTTCTCCTTCCTGGTGGCCCTGCTGCTGGTGATGGTGTACATGGCCCTGTACTATGCCCGCGCGGGCTGGGTCGCCGACCTGGCGCTGGTCGTGAACCTCTTCGTGCTCATCGGCTCGCTGGCCTCGCTGCAGGCCGCGCTCACCCTGCCCGGCATCGCGGGCATCGTGCTCACCATGGGCATGGCCGTCGACGCCAACGTGCTCATCTACGAGCGCATCCGGGAGGAGCTGCGCCATGGCAAGATGCTCAAGAGCGCCGTGGACCTCGGCTACAAGGGCGCCCTCTCGGCCATCGTGGACGGCAACGTCACCACCCTGATCATCGCGGTCATCCTCCTCATCTTCGGCAGCGGCCCCATCCAGGGCTTCGCCGTCACGCTGGGGCTGGGCATCCTCACCTCGCTGTTCACGGCGCTGCTGCTCTCGCGCATGATCATCACCTACCGCCTGGAGAAGGGAAAGCCCTTCACCGTGTGGATGGGCTGGAGCAAGGACATCTTCGTGAACGCCAAGTACGACTTCATGGGCAAGCGGAAGGTGTTCTACGCGATCAGCGGCACCCTCATCGCCATCGGCATCGGCTCCATGGCGGTCAATGGCTTCAACTGGGGCGTCGACTTCAGCGGCGGGCGCACCTACGTGGTGAAGTTCGAGGGCGACGTGGACGTGGAGAAGGTGCGGGCCGCGCTCGATGACCGCTTCATCGGTGAGGACGGCGTGAAGAGCACCCCGAACGTGAAGACCTACGGCAGCGACCGGCAGCTGAAGATCACCACCAACTTCCTCATCAATCAGCCCGATACCGCAGCGGACAGCCGCGTGGAGAGCAGCCTGCGCGAGGGCCTCGCTGCGGTGGGGACGGGCTACGAGATCACCGAGAGCCGCAAGGTGGACCCGACCATCAGCGACGACATCAAGACCGGCGCCATCACCTCGCTGACCATTGCGCTGGCGCTCATCTTCCTCTACATCGCCGTGCGCTTCCGCAACTGGCAGTTCGGCTTGGGCGGCGTGCTCTCCCTGGCGCACGATGCGCTCATCGTGCTGGGCATCTATTCGCTGCTCTACAAGGTCATGCCGTTCAGCCTGGAGATCGATGAGGCCTTCATCGCGGCCATCCTCACCGTGATCGGCTACTCGATCAACGACACCGTGATCGTGTATGACCGCATCCGCGAATACCTGCGCGACCACAAGCGCGAGGCCTATCCGGTGGTGATCAACAAGGCCATCAACTCCACCTTGGGCCGCACCATGAACACCTCGCTCACGACCCTCCTGGTGCTGGTGATCATCTTCATCTTCGGCGGGGTGGCCATCAAGGGCTTCGTCTTCGCGCTGCTGGTGGGCATCGGGGTGGGCACCTACTCGTCCATCTTCGTGGCGAGCTCCATCGTCACGGACCTGCTCAAGGGCAAGGACCCCGCCCGCGAGGCTTAG